Proteins encoded together in one Amblyraja radiata isolate CabotCenter1 chromosome 11, sAmbRad1.1.pri, whole genome shotgun sequence window:
- the med7 gene encoding mediator of RNA polymerase II transcription subunit 7 gives MGEPQQVSALPLPPAQYYKEYTDENVRKGFAPKPPPPIRDNYTMFGNQFLCDDLIIRPLEGQGIERLHPTQFDHKKELKKLNMSILVNFLDLLDILIKSPGSIKREEKLEDLKLLFVHMHHLINEYRPHQARETLRVMMEVQKRQRLETAERFQKHLDRVLELIQGSLSSLPDDLSTTPHLRPKSEPMDMEEGGTCAQPGAEAEALVKEEEISDMDLAMCSIIDDMT, from the coding sequence ATGGGTGAGCCTCAGCAGGTGAGTGCTTTGCCCCTCCCTCCAGCCCAGTACTACAAGGAGTACACGGATGAGAACGTGCGCAAGGGCTTTGCCCCCAAGCCACCGCCACCCATCCGGGACAACTACACAATGTTCGGCAACCAGTTCCTGTGTGACGATCTGATCATCCGGCCGCTGGAGGGGCAGGGCATCGAGAGGCTGCACCCTACGCAGTTTGACCACAAGAAGGAGCTGAAGAAACTCAACATGTCCATCCTGGTGaacttcctggacctgctggacaTCTTGATCAAGAGTCCAGGCAGCATCAAGCGGGAGGAGAAGCTGGAGGACCTCAAGCTGCTCTTTGTTCACATGCACCACCTGATCAACGAGTACCGTCCGCACCAGGCCCGCGAGACGCTGAGGGTCATGATGGAGGTTCAGAAACGGCAGCGGCTGGAGACCGCCGAGCGCTTCCAGAAGCACCTGGACCGGGTGCTGGAGCTGATCCAGGGGAGCCTGTCCTCGCTGCCTGATGACCTGTCCACGACCCCCCACCTGCGGCCCAAGTCCGAGCCCATGGACATGGAGGAGGGAGGCACATGTGCCCAGCCGGGAGCGGAGGCCGAAGCTTTGGTGAAGGAGGAGGAGATCAGCGACATGGACCTGGCCATGTGCTCCATCATCGATGACATGACGTAG